Proteins from a genomic interval of Rubinisphaera italica:
- a CDS encoding PQQ-binding-like beta-propeller repeat protein, with translation MKLTHLTGLTLCLVFATTLNAGDWAHWRGPEMNGISRETNLPSSFDLETGENVLWESEIGGRSTPIVINGRVYLNCRTNDDVTDPVEKVHAREQVVCWDAETGEVLWKDVFNVFQTDIPAPRVGWASMVGDPETGNVYVHSVSGIFKCYNPDGKVLWQYSLFEEFGKISGYGGRTHTPIIDEDRVIVSFLCLNWGKTAAPPPKQSFYAFDKKTGALQWVSAPGGAPLDTNYSCPIVTVIDGQRMLIAGNADGGIYGINARTGEPIWGAKLSKRGLNSSPVADGNLVYISNGEDNIDTIEFGRVQCFDASKTGDITESGSVWRVNDIKAGYASLLVKDGILYVVTDTGKLTAFDSKNGNILWEYSIGTVGKGSPVWADGKLYVMEVNGNIHILKPSREKCEKLFHTQLLATKGNGYDEIYGSPAIANGKIYFCTRDRLICVGKKDHEVTSDPVPELAAEDSGSEEVATLRLIPYEARVTGSGSIDYELRAYNKNGVFLKTLDFELTPDEKLTAAKAQGSKLVLEGADKEQSGLVTAKAGDLTTTARVRYFPEGNWKWDFEGYKEKQVPATWVNSFLKLKPFEVDGQTAMINSTDKGRPSVYMWLGPPEMTGYTMQADVLMKESRRQLPGIGLTVQRYNFILKGNYGKVAIQSWAPHLRMAKEEKFRSDPDVWYTMKCKVEIKDGEAHVLGKVWERDKEEPTEWTIEAIDPHPNENGSPGIYIYSMADSMIDNVSVTQE, from the coding sequence ATGAAGTTAACACACCTGACAGGACTTACCCTGTGTCTGGTGTTCGCGACAACGCTGAACGCTGGCGATTGGGCCCATTGGCGTGGCCCGGAAATGAACGGGATTTCCCGCGAAACCAATTTACCAAGCAGTTTCGATCTTGAAACGGGCGAAAATGTGCTCTGGGAATCGGAAATTGGGGGACGCTCGACACCGATCGTGATCAACGGTCGCGTCTATTTAAACTGCCGAACCAATGACGATGTGACCGACCCCGTTGAAAAAGTTCACGCTCGTGAACAGGTTGTCTGCTGGGATGCTGAGACGGGCGAAGTTCTCTGGAAAGATGTGTTCAACGTTTTCCAGACAGACATTCCTGCCCCTCGCGTCGGCTGGGCTTCAATGGTCGGCGATCCTGAAACCGGAAATGTTTATGTGCATTCGGTCAGCGGAATTTTCAAGTGCTACAATCCCGATGGAAAAGTCCTCTGGCAGTATTCACTGTTTGAAGAATTCGGAAAGATCTCCGGCTACGGCGGACGGACTCATACACCCATTATCGATGAAGATCGTGTCATCGTCAGTTTTCTTTGTCTGAACTGGGGAAAAACAGCTGCTCCCCCACCGAAACAAAGTTTTTATGCATTCGATAAAAAGACCGGTGCTCTGCAATGGGTTTCTGCTCCTGGTGGGGCTCCACTCGATACAAACTACTCCTGTCCAATTGTGACCGTAATTGATGGCCAGCGGATGCTGATCGCCGGAAACGCTGATGGCGGGATCTACGGAATCAATGCTCGAACTGGTGAACCGATCTGGGGAGCCAAACTCTCTAAGCGTGGTTTGAATTCTTCACCGGTTGCAGACGGCAATCTCGTCTATATCTCCAATGGGGAAGACAACATCGACACGATTGAATTTGGTCGTGTGCAATGTTTCGATGCTTCAAAGACTGGCGACATTACAGAGTCAGGTTCCGTCTGGCGTGTTAATGACATCAAAGCTGGATACGCCAGTCTGCTCGTGAAAGATGGCATTCTTTACGTCGTAACAGATACCGGAAAGCTGACTGCCTTCGATTCCAAGAACGGTAACATCCTCTGGGAATACTCAATTGGAACTGTTGGAAAAGGGTCTCCCGTCTGGGCGGATGGCAAGCTGTATGTCATGGAAGTGAATGGAAACATTCATATCCTCAAGCCGAGTCGCGAAAAGTGCGAGAAGCTATTTCATACACAGTTACTCGCCACCAAAGGCAATGGATACGACGAAATTTATGGATCACCGGCGATCGCCAATGGGAAAATTTATTTCTGCACTCGCGATCGATTGATCTGTGTGGGCAAGAAAGATCATGAAGTCACTTCCGATCCCGTTCCTGAGTTAGCCGCCGAAGATAGCGGCAGTGAAGAAGTCGCAACTCTGCGATTGATTCCTTACGAAGCACGCGTAACAGGCAGCGGTTCGATCGATTACGAACTGCGAGCCTATAACAAAAACGGTGTCTTCCTGAAGACGCTCGATTTTGAATTGACTCCAGACGAGAAACTGACCGCCGCCAAGGCTCAGGGAAGTAAATTGGTTCTGGAAGGAGCTGACAAGGAGCAGTCTGGACTTGTCACTGCTAAAGCCGGCGATTTAACCACGACCGCTCGCGTCCGCTATTTCCCCGAAGGCAACTGGAAATGGGATTTTGAAGGTTACAAAGAAAAACAAGTTCCCGCGACTTGGGTGAATTCTTTCCTCAAGTTGAAGCCGTTTGAAGTGGATGGTCAGACTGCGATGATCAATTCTACTGATAAAGGTCGTCCTTCTGTTTATATGTGGCTGGGTCCACCAGAAATGACCGGGTATACGATGCAGGCGGATGTCCTGATGAAGGAATCCCGTCGTCAGTTGCCAGGTATTGGGCTAACTGTCCAGCGTTACAACTTCATCCTTAAAGGGAATTATGGCAAAGTCGCCATACAAAGCTGGGCACCTCACCTGCGGATGGCCAAGGAAGAAAAATTCCGGTCCGATCCCGACGTCTGGTACACGATGAAATGCAAAGTCGAAATCAAAGACGGCGAGGCTCACGTGCTGGGTAAGGTCTGGGAACGCGATAAAGAGGAACCAACCGAGTGGACTATTGAAGCGATCGATCCTCATCCGAATGAAAATGGCAGCCCGGGGATTTACATCTATTCGATGGCCGATTCGATGATCGACAATGTTTCTGTGACTCAAGAATAA
- a CDS encoding cell division protein FtsQ/DivIB codes for MSAKKTTDTDAPRGFFRRWRSWLYDPRVIVGLIILCAAPFLGNLLSKSGTDFTTLPEYQVDRRTIQLKEVPEYLPVDLLERTWQRAGLGQTFSILEPDLAERIGHAFEESPWVRKVIQVRLQYPNRIDLELEYRQPVALVQLQQGFYPVDRDGILLPSMDFSVKQLDGYPVIEGIESVPRGTAGNHWGDLSVWGATRLAEMFLAESENGSLWDRYQFVKIRVDGRAAAQAQTVEELHQVAYRLITKKGSEVIWGVAPEVPDPTEPNAETKMKRLEMYLRDFGGLQTAQGPVEIDLRRWKDIARRSLPQQGVTR; via the coding sequence ATGTCAGCAAAAAAAACAACAGACACAGACGCACCGCGCGGGTTCTTCCGTCGCTGGAGAAGCTGGTTGTACGATCCTCGCGTGATTGTCGGGTTGATCATCTTGTGTGCTGCGCCGTTTCTGGGAAATCTGTTGAGCAAATCCGGGACAGATTTCACCACTCTGCCCGAATATCAGGTCGACCGCCGTACAATTCAGCTGAAGGAAGTTCCCGAATATCTGCCAGTAGATCTGCTCGAAAGAACCTGGCAGCGAGCAGGGCTGGGGCAAACATTTTCCATACTCGAACCTGATTTGGCAGAACGCATTGGCCACGCATTTGAAGAATCTCCCTGGGTTCGCAAGGTGATTCAGGTTCGGCTGCAATACCCGAACCGAATCGATCTCGAACTGGAATATCGCCAGCCTGTCGCTCTTGTGCAGTTACAGCAAGGTTTTTATCCCGTCGATCGCGATGGCATTCTGTTGCCGTCGATGGACTTTTCTGTCAAGCAGCTAGACGGCTATCCGGTTATCGAAGGAATTGAATCTGTTCCTCGCGGAACTGCTGGAAACCACTGGGGAGACTTATCGGTCTGGGGAGCAACGCGATTAGCCGAGATGTTTCTGGCTGAAAGTGAGAATGGTTCACTGTGGGATCGTTATCAGTTTGTAAAAATTCGTGTCGATGGAAGAGCTGCTGCTCAGGCACAGACCGTCGAAGAATTGCATCAGGTTGCCTATCGGCTGATCACGAAAAAAGGGAGTGAAGTGATCTGGGGCGTTGCTCCGGAAGTTCCCGACCCGACTGAGCCGAATGCCGAAACAAAAATGAAACGGCTCGAAATGTACCTCCGGGACTTCGGCGGTCTGCAAACGGCTCAGGGACCGGTCGAAATTGATCTTCGCCGCTGGAAAGATATTGCGCGACGCTCACTGCCTCAGCAAGGTGTGACGAGATAA
- a CDS encoding biotin/lipoyl-binding protein, which produces MSITQADFRAVGDRELPLKTRPDLRIERIGYQGTGYWIVKDPVALRYYRLTREQHQVLDSMRESNTLEQIHEDLQRENPSIPVKLSDVQNLLADLHEKNLLYTTRLGQGRPLLDLHKKNTRKEILQTLQNFLFLKLPGWDPERTLNLIYPFFKWMYSTWAVIMVVALASAALLLVGVQFEEFQSKLPEFQQFFGWPNLLYMYLVIAGAKVIHEFGHGLTCKHFGGECHKIGMMLLVFSPTLYCDVSDSWMMKNKWHRIWIGGAGAYIEVFLSSLAVFGWWFSQPGMFNYLCLNLFFVTTVSTVIFNLNPLIRFDGYYMLSDYLEIPNLKQKADKALMKAFAWYCLGIHMPDDPFAPDRNRHWFILYAVASWIYKWVLVLSIALFLYTWMKPYGLQNLAVSLTAMSLGTMIYGLGKSLYQILSMQRNEPMSKLKIAFSTLVFAGLITCLMMIPVPWWIHSSFTLEPYQVQHVYSISPGELQEVKVQPGEEVEAGDILVLLKNEELDDQQRKIQTELETSQAMRKTAVALNDPDELRMSEERISSLTDQLNQINDQIKHLTIRAPISGKVIAAESKPEPRLSPTAKPELRTWYGTIFEERNLQAYLEPATHVLSIAPSQEMQAVLLVSQDDRNELDLGTPVKLRCYHLPDLIFDGSITSIADRQSDFAPRQLSNKSGGDLATVTDNEGREQLTELAYQATVKLNEQTDLMRTGLSGRAMFIVDKRSVGGWIWRYLRQTFHFRL; this is translated from the coding sequence ATGTCAATCACACAAGCCGATTTCCGAGCCGTTGGTGACAGGGAATTGCCGCTAAAAACGCGGCCCGATCTTCGCATCGAGCGGATCGGCTATCAGGGGACTGGCTACTGGATAGTAAAAGACCCCGTCGCACTTCGTTATTACCGCCTGACTCGCGAACAGCATCAGGTTCTCGATTCGATGCGTGAGTCGAATACGCTCGAACAGATTCATGAGGATCTGCAGCGGGAAAATCCTTCGATTCCCGTCAAACTCTCCGATGTCCAAAACCTGCTGGCCGATCTTCATGAGAAGAATCTGCTGTATACGACTCGACTTGGGCAGGGGCGACCGCTACTTGATCTTCACAAGAAAAACACCCGCAAAGAAATTCTGCAAACGCTGCAGAATTTCTTGTTTCTGAAACTGCCGGGCTGGGATCCCGAGCGAACGCTCAATCTGATTTACCCCTTCTTCAAGTGGATGTACTCCACCTGGGCGGTCATCATGGTCGTCGCACTGGCCTCAGCCGCTTTGCTGCTGGTGGGCGTTCAGTTTGAAGAATTCCAGAGTAAGCTTCCCGAGTTCCAGCAGTTCTTCGGCTGGCCGAACTTGCTCTATATGTATTTGGTGATTGCTGGAGCCAAAGTCATCCACGAATTTGGCCACGGCTTGACCTGTAAGCATTTTGGTGGTGAGTGTCATAAAATCGGCATGATGCTACTCGTCTTCAGTCCGACTTTATATTGCGATGTCTCCGACAGTTGGATGATGAAAAACAAATGGCATCGCATCTGGATTGGTGGAGCCGGGGCTTATATTGAAGTCTTTCTCTCCTCGCTGGCCGTCTTCGGCTGGTGGTTCTCGCAGCCGGGGATGTTCAATTATCTCTGCCTGAACCTGTTCTTTGTGACGACAGTTTCGACGGTTATCTTCAACCTGAACCCACTCATCCGTTTCGACGGTTACTACATGCTGAGCGATTATCTGGAGATTCCCAATCTCAAGCAGAAAGCCGACAAAGCGTTAATGAAGGCGTTTGCCTGGTACTGCCTGGGCATTCACATGCCGGACGATCCATTTGCACCCGATCGAAATCGTCACTGGTTCATCCTGTATGCAGTCGCCTCCTGGATTTACAAATGGGTGCTCGTCTTGAGTATTGCCCTGTTTCTTTACACATGGATGAAACCATACGGTTTGCAGAATCTGGCAGTAAGCCTGACGGCGATGTCACTTGGAACAATGATTTATGGTTTGGGAAAATCGCTTTACCAGATCCTGTCGATGCAGAGGAACGAACCGATGAGCAAACTCAAGATTGCGTTTTCCACATTGGTCTTCGCAGGCCTGATCACCTGCCTGATGATGATCCCGGTCCCCTGGTGGATCCATTCGAGCTTCACGCTGGAGCCGTATCAGGTTCAGCACGTCTATTCGATTTCTCCCGGCGAACTTCAGGAAGTAAAAGTCCAGCCTGGCGAAGAAGTCGAAGCTGGAGATATTCTCGTTTTGCTGAAGAATGAAGAACTGGACGATCAACAACGCAAAATTCAGACGGAACTCGAAACTTCGCAAGCCATGCGAAAAACAGCCGTCGCTTTGAACGATCCCGATGAACTCCGCATGTCGGAGGAACGAATCTCCTCTTTGACCGATCAACTCAATCAAATCAACGATCAGATTAAACACCTGACAATCCGCGCTCCTATTTCCGGCAAAGTCATAGCCGCCGAGTCGAAACCGGAACCGAGGTTGAGCCCAACTGCGAAGCCTGAGCTTCGAACCTGGTATGGTACAATTTTCGAGGAGCGAAATCTTCAGGCCTATCTCGAACCAGCCACACATGTGCTGAGCATCGCTCCCAGTCAAGAGATGCAGGCGGTTCTGCTGGTTTCTCAGGATGACCGCAACGAACTCGACTTGGGCACCCCGGTTAAACTGCGTTGCTATCACCTGCCCGATCTGATTTTTGATGGCTCGATTACAAGTATCGCAGATCGCCAAAGCGATTTTGCTCCCCGCCAACTCTCCAATAAAAGCGGCGGAGACCTGGCAACCGTCACCGACAATGAAGGCCGGGAACAATTGACGGAACTGGCCTATCAGGCAACCGTCAAACTGAACGAGCAAACCGACCTGATGCGAACCGGCTTGAGCGGACGAGCGATGTTTATCGTCGATAAACGCTCCGTTGGCGGCTGGATTTGGCGCTATCTCCGTCAGACCTTTCACTTCAGGCTTTGA
- a CDS encoding outer membrane protein assembly factor BamB family protein: MHCGKNASLICTITCCVVLTLSSPLQAENWPSWRGPTQNGISTEKGIPTEFAGEENKNVAWKVALPGPAGATPVVWGDRIFLTSPVVEYFVNEDGVKAPKEQPQPLMLMCFDTSGKELWSRQIAESDQTARGDEGNAASPSPVTDGEHVWSFMGTGDLACFDFEGNEIWSFNVQDRYGKFDIQFGMTSTPVVEGDYLYMAILHGSMSSGETGYAKIIRINKRTGKANYAVDRPSEATYENTHSYASPILYQDDHQKYLIVHGGDYTTAHHLEDGSEIWRVGDMNPEENYNRYLRFVASPSYGDGVVVCPTAKNGPVVCVDANSKGNVTHNKKFELWRADKTTDVPSPLVHDGLTYICRQDGNVFCVESRSGEEVYPLQKTHRQRHRASPILVDGHIYLTARDGRITVFKTGREFEIVAENNLGEDMSSSPVVSNGVMYLRSFGHLWAIKK, encoded by the coding sequence ATGCATTGCGGAAAAAATGCATCTTTAATCTGCACAATCACTTGTTGTGTTGTCCTGACATTGAGTTCCCCACTTCAGGCCGAAAACTGGCCAAGTTGGAGAGGTCCGACTCAGAATGGAATCTCCACGGAAAAAGGGATTCCGACCGAATTCGCAGGGGAAGAAAACAAAAACGTCGCCTGGAAAGTTGCTCTGCCGGGACCAGCCGGTGCGACACCGGTCGTTTGGGGAGATCGCATTTTTCTCACTTCACCTGTCGTCGAATATTTTGTGAATGAAGATGGAGTTAAAGCTCCCAAGGAACAACCTCAGCCGTTAATGCTGATGTGTTTTGATACGAGTGGCAAAGAACTTTGGAGCCGTCAGATTGCAGAAAGCGATCAAACCGCTCGTGGAGATGAAGGCAACGCCGCGTCTCCTTCTCCCGTGACCGATGGCGAACATGTCTGGTCCTTCATGGGGACTGGCGATCTGGCTTGCTTCGATTTTGAGGGTAACGAAATCTGGAGCTTCAATGTTCAGGATCGTTACGGCAAGTTCGATATCCAGTTCGGCATGACCTCCACTCCCGTTGTCGAGGGTGACTATCTTTACATGGCCATTCTCCACGGCTCCATGAGTTCTGGAGAAACCGGATATGCGAAAATCATTCGGATCAATAAACGAACCGGCAAAGCTAATTATGCCGTCGACCGTCCCAGCGAAGCAACTTACGAAAATACGCATTCCTACGCCTCACCAATTTTGTATCAGGATGATCATCAGAAATATCTGATCGTCCATGGCGGCGATTACACAACCGCTCACCATCTTGAAGATGGGTCGGAAATCTGGCGAGTAGGGGATATGAACCCCGAAGAGAACTACAACCGCTACCTGCGATTTGTTGCTTCTCCTTCATATGGAGATGGCGTGGTTGTTTGCCCGACAGCCAAGAACGGCCCCGTCGTCTGTGTCGATGCGAACTCCAAGGGCAATGTCACCCACAACAAGAAGTTCGAATTATGGAGAGCCGACAAAACGACCGATGTCCCATCTCCATTAGTGCATGACGGTCTCACTTACATTTGCCGTCAGGATGGAAACGTCTTCTGTGTGGAATCTCGTTCGGGGGAAGAAGTCTATCCTCTCCAGAAAACGCATCGCCAGCGACACCGCGCTTCGCCAATTCTGGTCGATGGACACATCTACCTGACCGCTCGAGATGGCCGCATCACAGTATTCAAAACCGGCAGGGAGTTTGAAATTGTTGCCGAAAACAATCTGGGTGAAGACATGTCATCCTCACCAGTCGTCTCCAACGGCGTCATGTACCTCCGCTCCTTCGGCCACTTGTGGGCAATTAAGAAGTAA
- a CDS encoding ABC transporter permease, producing the protein MFQFALQNVLSKPVRTSLAVIGMTVAIMGMVGLFSIAEGLDQAVGNTLDRAPGFVAMQRGAPIPLFSALPKSWVEELESIPGVRAVSPECWARANVIDGQVVVSPPRLLCGSDIVRRDQIETGIYRDDIVQGRYLNQDDLNSFNCVVSLPIAEQYNKKVGDPVEVNGNELKIVGIYHTGSILLDVAIIIDDNTFRKMTRFNEETVSSFYIEKTDDISDDELIDRIQDHFRGRGPSAWQGSMLMSSPGQNPLSELVKSIDRFLKQGSKPTSPPATQPKKTPIDSSNRSHSETKVADDPMEVRLATDWAGRFEKFAEDLDIALGLLTSLGIIIAVVSVVNTMLMSVSERMSEFGILRANGWSRLDLVKLIAWESFMLGLTGGLLGCGIGWGLTLLVNASFPAKFELYASPQLLISSLLFSCLLGIISGLYPAIWAARMSPMDAIRRN; encoded by the coding sequence ATGTTTCAGTTCGCCCTCCAGAATGTTCTCAGTAAACCGGTTCGCACCAGTTTAGCGGTGATCGGCATGACAGTTGCCATTATGGGCATGGTTGGCCTGTTTTCGATCGCCGAAGGACTTGATCAGGCCGTCGGCAATACGCTCGATCGTGCTCCCGGTTTTGTGGCGATGCAACGGGGCGCCCCGATCCCGCTCTTTTCTGCTTTGCCGAAATCCTGGGTGGAAGAACTCGAGTCGATTCCTGGAGTACGAGCCGTCAGCCCGGAATGCTGGGCTCGGGCGAATGTGATTGATGGTCAGGTTGTTGTCTCGCCGCCGCGACTGTTGTGCGGTTCGGATATTGTCCGTCGCGATCAAATCGAAACGGGCATTTATCGCGACGATATTGTACAGGGTCGCTATTTGAATCAGGATGACCTTAACTCATTCAACTGCGTTGTGAGTTTGCCGATAGCCGAGCAATACAACAAAAAGGTGGGAGATCCTGTCGAAGTGAACGGCAACGAGTTGAAAATCGTCGGCATCTACCATACCGGCTCCATCCTGCTCGATGTCGCTATCATTATCGACGATAACACCTTCCGCAAAATGACTCGCTTCAACGAGGAAACCGTTTCCAGTTTCTATATCGAAAAAACAGACGACATTTCCGATGATGAGTTAATCGACCGCATTCAGGATCATTTCCGAGGACGTGGTCCCTCTGCCTGGCAAGGTTCGATGCTGATGAGCAGTCCCGGCCAGAATCCTCTGAGCGAACTGGTCAAATCGATTGATCGATTCTTAAAACAAGGATCAAAGCCGACTTCTCCTCCTGCGACTCAACCAAAGAAAACCCCAATTGATTCTTCAAATCGCTCGCACTCTGAAACCAAAGTTGCTGACGATCCGATGGAAGTGCGTCTGGCAACGGATTGGGCCGGCCGCTTCGAAAAATTTGCTGAAGATCTCGATATCGCTCTCGGATTGCTCACCAGTCTGGGCATCATCATCGCCGTCGTCAGCGTCGTCAATACGATGCTTATGTCCGTTTCCGAACGGATGAGCGAATTTGGAATTCTGCGAGCCAATGGCTGGAGCAGACTCGATCTCGTCAAACTGATTGCCTGGGAAAGTTTCATGCTGGGTCTCACCGGCGGTCTACTCGGTTGCGGTATCGGCTGGGGACTCACGCTCCTCGTCAATGCCTCCTTCCCCGCCAAATTCGAACTCTACGCCAGCCCCCAACTCCTCATTTCCTCACTCCTGTTCAGCTGCCTCCTCGGCATCATCAGCGGCCTTTACCCCGCCATCTGGGCCGCCCGCATGAGCCCCATGGACGCCATCCGCCGCAACTAG
- a CDS encoding aminotransferase-like domain-containing protein has product MAFPSSNRGQWAGRQQIGYLMQQGVDYPNCLSLAAGLVDYDTFPADLVLQATQKILTDPAQARASLQYGTTPGSLELRRQLLKHLAKLDGVSQESEAGSIDQLLITTGSQQFLDLVSQAVLNPGDICLVTAPSYFVYLSTLEGIGVELVSVDCDDQGIIPASLQETLERLEQAGKLPLVKMLYLVSYFDNPRGITMPLNRRQEVLEILERWSAKQYLYLLEDAAYRELWFEEPPPQSIYSLDQSKERVIYTQTFSKSLSPGLRTGFGLLPKALVKPVTDLKSIHDFGSPHFSQFVVSELLSSGQYEQHVKKLRESYREKSQVMWNAVSDSILTSDLAHAEQPGGGLYVWLKLDDKVCDTRFSQRLFRDAAEKHHVMFVPGELFYSDPSHPDANLTMRLSYGVQTQQKLKEGIERLANAIAEVRK; this is encoded by the coding sequence ATGGCATTTCCCAGCAGCAATCGTGGACAGTGGGCTGGTCGGCAGCAAATTGGATATCTAATGCAGCAGGGGGTCGATTATCCCAATTGTCTTTCGCTGGCAGCCGGGCTGGTCGATTACGATACCTTTCCAGCCGATCTGGTTTTGCAGGCAACTCAGAAAATTCTGACCGATCCTGCTCAAGCTCGCGCCTCGCTGCAATACGGCACCACACCCGGCTCACTCGAATTGCGTCGGCAGTTGTTGAAGCATCTGGCCAAACTGGATGGTGTGTCACAGGAAAGTGAAGCCGGTTCGATTGATCAGCTGCTGATCACGACTGGTTCACAGCAGTTTCTGGATCTGGTCAGCCAGGCGGTTCTCAACCCTGGTGACATCTGCCTCGTGACTGCTCCGAGTTATTTCGTTTACTTGAGTACACTCGAAGGGATCGGCGTCGAACTTGTCTCCGTCGATTGTGATGATCAGGGCATCATCCCCGCTTCGCTGCAGGAAACCTTGGAGCGATTGGAGCAAGCCGGAAAGTTGCCTCTCGTGAAGATGCTGTATCTCGTCAGCTATTTTGACAACCCCCGCGGCATCACAATGCCATTGAATCGTAGGCAGGAGGTTCTGGAGATTCTCGAACGCTGGTCTGCCAAACAGTATTTGTATCTGTTGGAAGATGCCGCCTATCGCGAACTCTGGTTTGAAGAACCGCCGCCTCAATCGATTTACAGTCTCGATCAATCCAAAGAACGTGTGATCTATACACAAACATTTTCGAAATCACTTTCACCCGGTTTAAGAACGGGTTTCGGCCTGCTTCCCAAAGCTCTGGTGAAACCGGTGACCGATCTCAAATCAATCCACGACTTCGGCTCCCCTCATTTCTCACAGTTTGTTGTCTCTGAATTATTATCCTCCGGACAATACGAACAGCATGTGAAGAAGTTGAGAGAATCGTATCGGGAGAAATCGCAGGTCATGTGGAATGCAGTGTCAGACTCGATCCTGACTTCTGATCTCGCTCACGCTGAGCAACCGGGTGGAGGATTGTATGTCTGGCTCAAACTGGATGATAAAGTCTGCGACACACGATTTTCCCAGCGACTGTTCCGCGATGCTGCAGAGAAACATCATGTCATGTTCGTGCCTGGAGAATTGTTTTACAGTGATCCAAGTCATCCCGATGCCAATCTAACCATGCGACTCAGCTATGGCGTTCAGACCCAGCAGAAACTCAAGGAAGGCATCGAACGACTCGCCAACGCCATCGCCGAAGTTCGCAAGTGA
- the holB gene encoding DNA polymerase III subunit delta', giving the protein MTTDLQNVIGHELQFEMFRRATSRQRLGHAYLFTGAVGIGKRTFAVHLAQALLCQNRPGDELTACGECPSCRQVISHSHPDLFRVGLPEGKSELPIEVFVGSPEKRGREGLCHDLSLSPMQGGYRIAVIDDADKMNASSANALLKTLEEPGPGAILILIAIDSDQVITTIRSRCQQVNFTRLSDQDLHQILTRINMVEHEGELDSKLLEEAIRRADGSVSKARIAMERLQAGESHELHKVTQLLGRRKIMSADLAMVFDEVTSQAGSDTNSQREAALLIIETCLQYFHQSLTMETGISQLDQVHSDCYLDAMDRCFEASRQIDRKISVPACLDQFCHDLEMLLRPTWNSAGQ; this is encoded by the coding sequence ATGACAACCGACCTGCAAAACGTGATTGGCCATGAGCTTCAGTTTGAGATGTTTCGTCGCGCGACGAGCCGTCAGCGACTGGGGCATGCCTATCTGTTTACGGGAGCCGTCGGGATTGGCAAGCGAACTTTTGCAGTCCATCTGGCGCAGGCACTTCTCTGTCAGAATCGACCGGGGGATGAATTGACCGCTTGCGGCGAATGCCCGAGTTGTCGTCAGGTCATTTCCCACTCTCATCCCGATTTATTTCGCGTCGGCTTGCCGGAAGGAAAATCGGAATTACCGATTGAGGTATTCGTTGGTTCTCCAGAAAAACGGGGACGTGAAGGGCTGTGTCACGATTTATCCCTATCGCCGATGCAGGGGGGATATCGGATTGCAGTCATTGATGATGCCGACAAAATGAATGCCTCCAGTGCGAACGCTTTGCTGAAAACTCTGGAAGAACCGGGGCCGGGAGCCATTCTGATTCTGATTGCCATCGATTCCGATCAGGTCATCACCACCATTCGCTCCCGCTGCCAGCAGGTGAATTTCACTCGACTCTCTGATCAAGATCTCCATCAAATCCTGACACGTATTAATATGGTCGAACACGAAGGCGAATTGGATTCTAAACTGCTTGAGGAAGCGATTCGCCGGGCTGATGGTTCAGTCTCGAAGGCACGAATTGCAATGGAACGCCTGCAGGCGGGGGAATCGCACGAACTGCATAAAGTGACGCAACTGCTTGGTAGACGAAAGATTATGTCGGCTGACCTGGCGATGGTCTTCGATGAAGTTACAAGTCAGGCAGGATCCGATACGAACTCTCAACGGGAAGCGGCTCTGCTGATTATTGAAACCTGCCTGCAGTATTTTCATCAGTCGTTGACGATGGAAACGGGGATTTCGCAGCTGGATCAGGTTCATTCTGACTGTTATCTCGATGCGATGGACCGCTGTTTTGAAGCCTCCCGGCAAATTGACCGCAAAATCAGTGTGCCTGCCTGTCTGGATCAGTTTTGCCACGATCTGGAAATGCTGCTGCGTCCGACTTGGAACTCTGCCGGACAGTAG